A section of the Sedimentisphaera cyanobacteriorum genome encodes:
- a CDS encoding ABC transporter permease: MTKDLTKSSAHFLHSPTTRALGALIVVIVLGLIFNADGAFLKWGTHRDMLRAVSVYGILACGMTIVIIAGGIDLSVGSVLALTAVLFSLISIHWQWGAALAIVLCLIAGACCGALSGFFIGKFKVQAFIATLAMMVFARGVAKWLSGGQKVSTAVQQPDGSYEYGEIPEIFNFINAKILGGNIAVVTVILLGCILISWILLKKLRQGRYIYAIGGNEEAARLSGVPVKSMKILAFGMSGLFSAAAGICQASQEFQGDPEAGISYELSAIAMVVIGGTTLQGGRGSIWLTLIGILTIGYLEKILSINAVGEDKRLMLTGIIIIAAVLLQKNK; the protein is encoded by the coding sequence ATGACAAAGGATTTAACGAAATCATCGGCTCATTTCTTGCATTCACCTACAACCCGCGCCCTCGGGGCGCTGATAGTGGTGATCGTTCTGGGGCTTATTTTCAACGCTGACGGCGCCTTCCTTAAATGGGGCACGCATAGGGATATGCTTCGTGCGGTATCGGTTTACGGCATTCTGGCCTGCGGGATGACTATTGTGATTATTGCAGGCGGGATAGATTTGTCTGTGGGCAGTGTATTAGCCCTTACAGCGGTATTGTTCTCGCTGATCTCAATACACTGGCAGTGGGGAGCTGCTTTGGCGATTGTGCTGTGTCTAATTGCTGGGGCGTGCTGCGGGGCTTTGTCCGGCTTTTTTATCGGCAAGTTTAAGGTGCAGGCCTTTATAGCAACACTTGCTATGATGGTTTTTGCTCGAGGTGTAGCTAAGTGGCTCTCAGGCGGGCAGAAGGTCTCCACAGCCGTTCAGCAGCCTGACGGAAGCTATGAATACGGCGAAATCCCGGAAATATTCAACTTCATTAACGCCAAAATACTCGGCGGGAACATAGCAGTTGTAACGGTGATACTTCTGGGCTGTATCCTGATCTCATGGATTCTGCTCAAAAAGCTCCGCCAAGGCCGCTATATATACGCAATCGGAGGCAATGAAGAAGCCGCTCGTCTATCAGGCGTGCCTGTGAAATCAATGAAGATTCTGGCTTTCGGTATGAGCGGATTATTTTCTGCGGCAGCAGGAATATGCCAAGCCTCGCAGGAATTCCAAGGCGACCCGGAGGCAGGGATTTCTTACGAATTGTCCGCCATTGCAATGGTGGTAATAGGCGGGACTACTTTGCAAGGGGGCAGGGGAAGCATCTGGCTTACGCTCATCGGAATACTGACTATCGGTTATCTCGAAAAGATTCTCAGCATCAATGCCGTAGGCGAAGACAAGCGTCTGATGCTTACCGGCATAATAATTATCGCTGCGGTTCTGCTGCAGAAAAACAAATAA
- a CDS encoding substrate-binding domain-containing protein — protein MKTLNILAFAAAVILFTIGCAKKDTPQGDESGSESWKIGMSQCNLGEPWRVQMNADIKAAADEAAKIEVVFKDAQNDTLKQQAQMEEFISAGVDLIIISPKEAAPLTPVVSQACNQGIPVIVLDRRILGDNYTCFIGADNRKIGKAAGEWIVNKLDGQGNIVELKGLMTSTPGQDRHAGFREGINGSEINVIFEADMKWLEPNARKEMESALARFEDIDLVYAHNDPGAHGAYLAAKAAGRANEIMFVGIDGLPQEGQAYVKQGILSASFEYPTGGEEAIKTALKILNGKKVDKEITLDSRFFTPANIDKGGRELEAN, from the coding sequence ATGAAAACGCTTAACATACTTGCATTTGCAGCTGCTGTAATTCTGTTTACCATCGGCTGCGCAAAAAAAGACACGCCCCAAGGCGATGAATCGGGCTCTGAGAGCTGGAAAATCGGAATGAGCCAGTGTAATCTGGGCGAACCGTGGCGAGTGCAGATGAATGCAGATATCAAGGCTGCTGCCGATGAGGCAGCGAAAATTGAAGTGGTTTTCAAAGATGCTCAAAATGATACTCTAAAACAGCAGGCACAGATGGAGGAATTTATCAGTGCTGGGGTGGATTTAATAATTATCTCGCCTAAAGAAGCCGCACCTTTAACCCCTGTAGTATCTCAGGCTTGCAATCAGGGAATCCCGGTAATCGTTTTAGACCGCAGAATATTAGGAGACAATTACACCTGTTTTATCGGCGCAGATAACAGGAAAATCGGCAAGGCTGCAGGGGAATGGATAGTGAACAAACTTGACGGACAGGGAAACATTGTAGAGCTCAAAGGACTGATGACTTCCACGCCCGGTCAGGACAGACACGCTGGCTTTAGAGAAGGAATAAATGGAAGCGAGATTAACGTGATCTTCGAAGCTGATATGAAATGGCTCGAGCCTAATGCCAGAAAAGAGATGGAATCTGCTTTGGCAAGGTTCGAAGATATAGATCTGGTGTATGCACATAACGACCCTGGAGCTCACGGGGCTTATCTGGCCGCAAAAGCTGCCGGAAGAGCGAATGAAATAATGTTTGTGGGAATCGACGGGTTGCCGCAGGAAGGCCAGGCCTATGTTAAACAGGGCATTCTCTCAGCAAGTTTCGAATATCCCACCGGCGGGGAAGAAGCCATTAAAACTGCCCTCAAAATTCTCAACGGCAAAAAAGTTGACAAAGAAATAACGCTTGATTCACGTTTTTTTACTCCCGCTAACATTGATAAGGGCGGCCGTGAGCTCGAAGCGAATTAA
- the creD gene encoding cell envelope integrity protein CreD yields MQKYSVPGAWSTKYAIIKFAAIIITLLLFLIPLGMFDGIMRSRRSRCEQVKMEISEKWSGGRQTIAGPVVILPYQERELVPEYDKTGTKTGTTVKTANGKIVVLPETLNIDSQADAHVRYRSIYEAVVYNSDISISGKFVLPEAEQLKISEENVTVGKPELAFFVNSTKSFSETIKAEINGISKVFKRGATEIRTFPQGDLYCFINQKLGDEVQFSIDLNVKGAGGLSFAPLGSETKVKIQSSWPNPSFSGEFLPKQREISDSGFSAEWQLLGMNREYPQIWNNREYRISESFFGVEFFNSVNVYHKYERTAKYAILFVIFTFIAMFLIESACDFSFQYFHYLLVGAASTLFYIILLATSEHLSYAPAFLISASAMTILNSAYCWAISRKGKAALAMFITLALLYGFWYFVLNLQDTALLVCSWGLFIILAAIMFITRKSRIF; encoded by the coding sequence ATGCAGAAATACAGCGTTCCCGGAGCATGGAGCACCAAATATGCTATTATCAAATTTGCAGCGATAATAATCACCCTTCTGCTGTTTCTGATTCCTCTGGGTATGTTCGACGGGATTATGCGAAGCCGGCGAAGCAGGTGCGAGCAGGTGAAGATGGAGATCAGCGAGAAATGGAGCGGAGGCAGGCAGACAATCGCCGGCCCGGTGGTCATTCTGCCTTATCAGGAACGCGAGCTTGTCCCGGAGTACGATAAAACGGGCACCAAAACCGGCACCACAGTTAAAACAGCAAACGGCAAAATCGTCGTGCTTCCCGAAACATTGAATATCGACTCGCAGGCCGATGCGCACGTGAGATACAGAAGCATATACGAGGCGGTGGTTTACAATTCTGATATCAGCATTTCGGGAAAGTTCGTTCTCCCCGAAGCAGAGCAGCTGAAGATCAGCGAAGAGAATGTTACTGTCGGCAAGCCCGAGCTGGCGTTCTTTGTCAACAGCACCAAGTCTTTCAGCGAAACGATTAAGGCGGAAATCAACGGCATTTCAAAGGTATTCAAACGCGGGGCAACTGAGATAAGAACATTCCCTCAGGGCGATCTGTACTGCTTTATAAACCAGAAGCTCGGGGATGAAGTGCAGTTCAGTATTGATCTGAACGTAAAGGGTGCGGGCGGCCTTTCCTTCGCTCCGCTGGGCAGTGAAACAAAGGTTAAAATCCAATCCTCATGGCCGAATCCAAGCTTCAGCGGGGAGTTTCTCCCGAAACAGCGAGAGATTAGCGATTCGGGCTTCTCGGCCGAGTGGCAGCTGCTTGGGATGAACCGCGAATACCCCCAGATATGGAACAATCGCGAGTATAGAATCAGCGAGTCGTTCTTCGGCGTGGAATTTTTCAACAGCGTGAATGTGTATCATAAGTATGAGCGGACTGCGAAATATGCGATTCTTTTCGTGATATTCACATTTATTGCGATGTTTCTGATTGAATCGGCCTGCGATTTTAGTTTTCAATATTTCCATTATTTGCTTGTGGGAGCTGCCTCAACTCTTTTCTACATAATCCTTCTTGCAACGAGCGAACACCTCAGCTACGCCCCAGCCTTCCTTATTTCCGCGTCTGCTATGACGATTCTGAATTCGGCATACTGCTGGGCAATATCCAGAAAGGGCAAGGCGGCCTTGGCTATGTTCATCACTCTCGCACTGCTCTACGGATTCTGGTATTTCGTTTTGAACCTGCAGGATACCGCTCTGCTCGTTTGCTCGTGGGGACTTTTCATAATCCTCGCTGCGATTATGTTTATAACGCGAAAAAGCAGGATATTCTAA
- a CDS encoding PH domain-containing protein, whose translation MESSASFNAPWSKSLKFMTGVFAVILAGIALIGIFTASETALEGAVSMTAIPLAILLISALFTIRGYVLTKNTLIIRRLVWNTRLDLTGLISAEAKPKAMSKSIRTFGNGGLFCFAGAFHNKALGSYRAFVTDTSRTVVLKFANRTVVVSPDKPEEFVTQIKNFRKI comes from the coding sequence ATGGAATCATCTGCTTCATTTAACGCCCCTTGGAGCAAGTCTTTGAAATTTATGACAGGTGTGTTCGCAGTTATCCTTGCCGGCATTGCGCTTATTGGGATTTTTACAGCCTCCGAAACAGCCCTCGAAGGGGCAGTAAGCATGACAGCAATACCTCTTGCGATACTCCTCATCTCCGCCTTATTTACGATTCGCGGTTATGTTCTTACAAAGAACACACTTATCATCCGGCGTCTGGTCTGGAATACACGATTAGATTTAACGGGTCTTATTTCCGCAGAGGCCAAGCCTAAAGCAATGTCAAAATCGATTCGTACATTCGGCAATGGAGGGCTGTTTTGTTTCGCCGGCGCATTTCACAATAAAGCCCTCGGTTCCTATCGTGCATTTGTTACAGACACAAGCCGCACAGTGGTTTTGAAGTTTGCAAATCGCACGGTGGTGGTTTCGCCGGATAAGCCGGAGGAGTTTGTAACACAAATCAAAAATTTCAGAAAAATATAG
- a CDS encoding alpha/beta hydrolase, with protein MKAAPKFAIILAAVFCSLPAIAAENYKTETNILYRNPAQAEADSYIKQRCRLDLYYPDEEGVFPTVVWFHGGGLTGGNKYIPTQLKEKGVIIAAVNYRLYPQVKSPVYIQDAAAAIAWAFENIERYRGSREQIFVSGHSAGGYLTSMAGLDKSYLAEFGIDADDIAGLIPFSGHTITHFTVRKERGIPGTRPIADEMAPLYHVRKDAPPYVIITGDRDLEMLGRYEENAYMWRMMKVCGHQQTSIYELEGYNHGEMPHAGFKILLETIQEIVKRIQQ; from the coding sequence ATGAAAGCTGCACCGAAGTTTGCAATCATTCTCGCTGCTGTTTTTTGTTCACTGCCCGCTATTGCAGCGGAAAACTATAAAACCGAAACCAACATTCTCTACCGTAATCCGGCTCAGGCCGAGGCGGACAGCTATATCAAGCAGCGCTGCCGGCTTGATCTGTACTACCCCGATGAGGAAGGTGTTTTCCCCACTGTGGTATGGTTTCACGGAGGCGGGCTTACCGGCGGGAACAAATACATCCCCACTCAGCTCAAGGAGAAGGGTGTTATCATTGCCGCCGTTAATTACAGGCTTTATCCGCAAGTTAAATCGCCGGTATATATTCAAGACGCAGCAGCGGCAATCGCCTGGGCGTTTGAGAATATCGAGAGATACCGCGGCTCCCGTGAGCAGATATTCGTTTCCGGCCATTCAGCTGGCGGCTATCTCACCAGTATGGCAGGGCTCGATAAGAGCTATCTGGCGGAATTCGGGATTGATGCAGATGATATCGCCGGCCTAATTCCCTTCAGCGGACACACAATCACCCATTTTACCGTTCGCAAGGAACGCGGCATCCCCGGCACGCGCCCAATAGCGGATGAGATGGCTCCGCTCTATCACGTTCGCAAAGACGCCCCGCCATACGTGATCATTACCGGAGACAGAGATCTGGAAATGCTCGGCCGATACGAAGAAAACGCATATATGTGGAGGATGATGAAGGTTTGCGGGCATCAGCAAACCAGCATCTACGAACTCGAGGGCTACAACCACGGAGAAATGCCCCATGCAGGATTCAAGATCCTGCTCGAGACAATCCAAGAGATCGTAAAGAGAATTCAGCAGTAA
- the ndk gene encoding nucleoside-diphosphate kinase: MQRSLIIVKPDAVQRGLCGEIMKRFENKGLKLAASKFMLVSRETAEKHYAVHKEKPFYDKVCKYLSSSPVLVMVWRGKDAVELARRVIGATSPFDASPGTIRGDLSMSKTSNLVHGSDSVETAEYEIPLFFSEDEVLSYDLCTDDWLE; this comes from the coding sequence ATGCAGAGATCTTTAATAATAGTAAAGCCGGATGCTGTGCAGCGAGGCCTGTGCGGGGAGATAATGAAACGCTTTGAAAACAAAGGGCTGAAGCTTGCCGCCTCTAAGTTTATGCTGGTGAGCAGAGAAACTGCCGAAAAGCATTACGCTGTACACAAAGAAAAGCCTTTCTACGATAAGGTTTGCAAATATCTCTCCTCGTCGCCTGTGCTTGTGATGGTATGGCGGGGGAAAGATGCAGTTGAGCTTGCCAGAAGGGTTATCGGAGCCACATCGCCCTTCGATGCCTCTCCGGGAACAATAAGAGGCGATCTCTCGATGAGCAAAACCAGCAACCTTGTGCACGGGTCTGATTCGGTTGAGACGGCCGAATACGAGATCCCGCTTTTCTTCTCTGAGGATGAGGTTCTCAGCTACGACCTCTGCACAGACGACTGGCTGGAATAA
- a CDS encoding riboflavin synthase, protein MFTGLVQQTGRIEGFSQTSGGALLEVHTGRLSEDISEGDSVSVSGVCLTAAKRSSSSWSFDVSSETLRLSNLREKGIGSEVNLELAMSASGRFGGHIVQGHIDGVGRLERTEKKGDFYEIWVSVSREISEMLLKKGSVSVEGISLTTASLKDAGFSCAVIPETWQRTNLKTLSVGSPVNIETDMIVRAVRKQLEVLTGTQDSGLTIEKLREMGF, encoded by the coding sequence ATGTTCACAGGTTTAGTTCAGCAGACAGGCCGGATAGAAGGTTTTTCCCAAACTTCCGGCGGGGCATTACTGGAAGTTCACACCGGCCGGCTTTCAGAGGATATATCCGAAGGAGACAGCGTTTCAGTTAGCGGGGTATGCCTTACCGCAGCGAAAAGAAGCTCCAGCAGCTGGAGTTTCGATGTAAGCAGTGAAACCCTCAGGCTCTCCAACCTCCGGGAGAAAGGGATTGGCAGCGAGGTAAACCTCGAGCTTGCTATGAGCGCTTCAGGCAGGTTTGGCGGACATATAGTGCAGGGGCATATCGACGGAGTCGGCAGACTTGAACGTACTGAGAAAAAGGGCGATTTCTATGAAATATGGGTTAGCGTTAGCCGTGAAATATCAGAAATGCTCCTAAAAAAGGGTTCGGTTAGCGTGGAGGGGATAAGCCTAACGACAGCATCACTGAAAGATGCAGGGTTCAGCTGCGCTGTTATCCCGGAAACTTGGCAGAGAACTAACCTCAAAACGCTTAGCGTGGGCAGCCCTGTAAACATCGAAACGGATATGATAGTTCGTGCGGTTAGAAAGCAGCTTGAAGTTCTTACAGGAACACAAGACAGCGGACTTACAATAGAAAAGCTCAGGGAGATGGGCTTTTAG
- a CDS encoding PD-(D/E)XK nuclease family protein has translation MNIRFITGRSGAGKTRLCIEEIVSLLEDKNDSRKLIFLVPEQASYQMEEAVLKRCSPQAYNKLSVVSFSRLSYWILRENRTLETISKSAKRMILLRILQQNSDRLSIFSDISSSRLNAEELEKLIDEFYASDLSPLNLKTAAENLREKQNLYTYQKFSDIAFIYDEFTKFIHNRYRDPDAYLTELVSEIPESSFAENSLIWVDGFSGFSAAERDVLKQLAARAEQTAITFCADPQNPSNPVFSPSNNTLAQLEKDFQKAGGFNIEYVKLSSGGRWINGSEELRKLEESLAADRQVLIESETVKTANPESIRDEVVIAAEKIVSMAAAGEMNFEDIGIITPKISKYQRHLREVFADYGIPLFIDKNQPLQDDVFAKCILTALAFISSGLKTYDLSAYLKNPCSPADFDTAVSIENKLMKTGVQSEALLGSIRNYPQLEPLFNFAELWRNSRKISIEEFTQAVKSFISYHSCLAPEQSRLFTEAAEKILREMNIAFSGFASEFAEFLNIFRSEAVVCNTGKIPAERKEVTAGDVSRARKPELKALFIMGALRGDFPACKPQEGVLSELDRQNAADEGLDIPQPMKEMAESEKYLNYIALTRASERLFVSFPSASEEGPADILKSLAGQNRRPAKNYTALCELRIPSEVLQERLSALIASERLSLADAAGQLESLEVFQRAASWSNSTELSAETVRSFYKGKKDISVSALQDYAKCPFMFFCGRLLGIEAKRFAAFDPLEQGSFIHKVMDSVSKRLLENGQGFDCPASDLLCLADDCIKKLLEAGSEFQAADRHSEFVLNTLKENAKDLVLLCGKMASLGSFKLASSEKKFSSQTNSIKLYEDSELSIYMEGFIDRCDLYEHPSRGKLALALDYKLSNYKRDLSKIIHGLDIQLPLYCKALEKMGFPPAGFLYVGTKPQSGCKISIEQIQDRQVKIFKTSGFINESFWRCFENLGEGESSDVFNLKVKKDGNLAKNTDVLSPGHFKELLNMSLETAERIAAKIAEADIKITPASIKGSLPCEYCNFRPVCRYEELFNSPKILTGVSRVDDLKIILNERMSKQ, from the coding sequence ATGAATATAAGATTCATAACAGGGAGAAGCGGGGCAGGGAAAACAAGGCTCTGCATTGAGGAAATAGTAAGCCTTCTTGAAGATAAAAACGACTCAAGGAAGCTTATTTTCCTCGTGCCCGAGCAGGCGAGTTATCAGATGGAAGAGGCCGTGCTGAAGCGATGCAGCCCGCAGGCATACAACAAACTCAGCGTTGTTTCATTTTCGAGGCTGTCTTACTGGATCCTTCGCGAAAACAGGACGCTTGAGACGATAAGCAAATCCGCAAAACGTATGATTCTTCTTCGCATCCTTCAGCAGAATTCAGACAGGCTGAGCATCTTCTCGGATATCTCCTCCTCAAGGCTCAATGCAGAAGAGCTGGAAAAGCTTATAGACGAATTCTACGCAAGCGATCTCTCGCCATTGAATCTCAAAACCGCAGCCGAAAATCTCAGGGAAAAACAAAACCTCTACACATACCAGAAGTTTTCGGATATCGCCTTCATATACGATGAGTTCACCAAATTCATTCACAACCGATACAGAGACCCCGACGCATACTTAACAGAGCTCGTAAGCGAGATACCCGAAAGCAGCTTTGCGGAAAATTCACTTATCTGGGTGGACGGTTTCTCGGGATTCAGCGCAGCAGAAAGGGACGTGCTCAAACAGCTCGCAGCAAGAGCAGAGCAAACCGCAATAACCTTCTGCGCAGACCCGCAAAACCCGAGCAATCCTGTATTCTCCCCATCTAACAATACCCTCGCCCAGCTTGAGAAAGACTTTCAAAAAGCAGGCGGCTTTAATATTGAATATGTAAAGCTCTCCAGCGGGGGCAGATGGATAAACGGCTCAGAGGAGCTTCGAAAGCTCGAGGAGAGCCTTGCTGCCGACAGGCAGGTGCTGATTGAAAGCGAGACTGTAAAAACAGCAAATCCCGAATCGATAAGAGATGAGGTTGTGATTGCTGCTGAGAAGATTGTTTCCATGGCAGCGGCAGGCGAGATGAATTTTGAGGATATCGGGATTATCACACCAAAAATTTCGAAATACCAAAGACACCTGCGAGAGGTGTTTGCCGATTACGGCATCCCGCTGTTTATAGACAAAAACCAGCCGCTTCAGGATGATGTATTCGCAAAATGCATACTCACTGCCCTTGCTTTCATCAGCTCAGGGCTGAAAACATATGACCTCTCAGCGTATTTGAAAAACCCCTGCTCGCCGGCAGATTTCGATACGGCTGTTTCGATAGAGAATAAGCTTATGAAAACAGGTGTTCAAAGCGAGGCTCTGCTCGGCAGCATCCGAAATTATCCCCAGCTTGAGCCGCTATTCAATTTTGCCGAGCTCTGGCGCAACTCAAGAAAAATCTCGATTGAAGAGTTTACGCAGGCTGTAAAAAGCTTCATCAGCTATCATTCTTGCCTTGCTCCCGAGCAGAGTCGTTTATTCACAGAAGCCGCCGAAAAAATACTGCGGGAGATGAACATCGCCTTCAGCGGCTTTGCAAGCGAGTTTGCGGAGTTTTTGAATATATTCCGAAGCGAGGCTGTGGTTTGTAATACAGGCAAAATACCCGCAGAAAGAAAAGAAGTTACAGCGGGAGACGTAAGCCGCGCGAGAAAACCGGAGCTGAAGGCTCTGTTTATTATGGGCGCATTGCGGGGCGATTTTCCCGCCTGCAAACCTCAAGAAGGGGTTTTAAGCGAGCTCGACAGGCAGAATGCTGCTGATGAAGGGCTGGATATTCCCCAGCCGATGAAGGAAATGGCAGAATCCGAAAAATACCTCAACTACATAGCCCTCACAAGGGCAAGCGAAAGGCTTTTCGTGAGCTTCCCTTCAGCGAGCGAAGAAGGGCCGGCTGATATCCTGAAATCCCTTGCAGGCCAAAACCGCAGGCCCGCAAAAAATTATACAGCTCTCTGCGAGCTCCGCATTCCCAGCGAAGTATTGCAGGAAAGGCTCTCAGCGCTTATAGCCTCGGAAAGGCTTTCTCTTGCAGATGCTGCAGGCCAGCTCGAATCTCTGGAGGTTTTTCAAAGGGCTGCTTCCTGGTCAAACAGCACAGAGCTTTCCGCCGAAACTGTGCGGAGTTTCTATAAGGGGAAAAAAGATATCTCCGTCAGCGCTTTGCAGGATTATGCAAAGTGTCCGTTTATGTTTTTCTGCGGGCGGCTTCTCGGGATTGAAGCGAAGAGATTTGCCGCTTTCGACCCGCTCGAGCAGGGCAGCTTTATACATAAAGTTATGGATTCGGTTTCAAAAAGACTGCTTGAAAATGGGCAAGGCTTCGACTGCCCCGCTTCAGATCTGCTCTGCCTTGCGGATGACTGCATAAAAAAGCTCCTTGAGGCCGGCAGTGAATTCCAAGCTGCGGACAGGCACTCAGAATTCGTGCTTAACACGCTTAAGGAAAATGCGAAAGACTTAGTCCTGCTTTGCGGCAAAATGGCATCTCTGGGCAGCTTCAAGCTTGCAAGCTCTGAAAAGAAATTCTCAAGCCAGACAAACTCCATCAAACTCTATGAAGATTCAGAGCTTTCTATCTATATGGAAGGTTTTATAGACCGCTGCGATTTATACGAGCACCCTTCTCGGGGAAAACTTGCCCTTGCTCTTGACTACAAGCTTTCCAACTATAAACGAGACTTATCAAAAATCATACACGGGCTTGATATTCAGCTCCCCCTATACTGCAAGGCTCTCGAGAAGATGGGTTTTCCGCCGGCAGGTTTCCTGTATGTAGGCACAAAGCCACAATCAGGCTGCAAAATCTCAATCGAACAAATTCAGGACAGGCAGGTGAAGATATTCAAAACCTCCGGCTTTATAAACGAGAGCTTCTGGAGGTGCTTTGAAAACCTCGGCGAAGGTGAGAGCAGCGATGTATTCAATCTCAAGGTTAAAAAAGACGGAAATCTTGCCAAGAATACAGATGTGCTCAGCCCGGGGCATTTCAAAGAGCTGCTCAATATGTCTCTGGAAACCGCTGAGAGGATTGCCGCAAAAATAGCAGAGGCTGACATTAAGATTACTCCAGCTTCGATTAAGGGGAGCCTGCCCTGCGAATACTGCAATTTCCGTCCGGTATGCAGATACGAAGAGCTGTTTAATTCTCCAAAAATCCTCACGGGAGTGAGCAGGGTTGACGATTTGAAAATTATTCTCAATGAGAGGATGAGCAAACAATGA